One region of Quercus lobata isolate SW786 chromosome 2, ValleyOak3.0 Primary Assembly, whole genome shotgun sequence genomic DNA includes:
- the LOC115974000 gene encoding (E,E)-alpha-farnesene synthase-like: MDGKKQLQSVLQTSSSEMKPQANDVVHVRRSANYKPNIWNYDYLQSLSSIYGGQEYERRAQKLKEDVRIIFANAVDSVATFELIDSVNKLGLASDFDMEIKEALDTIASTKKKISSPEEDLYTTALRFRLFRQHGYEVSQDMFRGFMDEKTGLFRENTHINIKEMLELLEASHLGLEGENILDVARDFLTATLKESISSLDSDLAKQVVHVLELPSQRRVQWFDVKWHINSYEKDIHMNSSLLELAKLHFNIVQAVLQKDLRESSRWWRSLGLTENLSFARDRLAESFMCSVGLAFEPEYTCLRKWLTKVVILILIIDDVYDVYGTLEELKHFTNAVNRWDVSETQQLPECMKTCFLALYNTTNEIANEIQKEKGAWNQVLPHLKKGWTDFCNALFVEAKWYNMDYSPSLQEYLSNGWISSTAPLLLVHEFISMGHEVTNRMEDFLEKNQEIVHNISMIIRLCNDLGTSVAERGRGDVPSSILCYMREADVSKEIARKHIEDMINKSWKKINGQCFNQLPMLQSFVNIAINNARVAHSLYQYGDGFGVQDRDTRKNIVSLLVEPLPCSIELKCQTMENGSICQL, from the exons ATGGATGGTAAGAAACAATTGCAATCTGTGCTGCAAACTTCATCATCCGAGATGAAGCCTCAAGCCAATGATGTCGTACATGTACGACGATCCGCCAATTATAAGCCAAACATATGGAACTATGATTACCTACAGTCTCTTTCTAGCATATACGGC GGCCAAGAATATGAAAGACGGGCACAGAAACTTAAAGAAGATGTAAGGATAATATTTGCGAATGCAGTGGACTCTGTGGCAACGTTTGAGCTGATCGACAGCGTAAACAAGTTAGGCCTAGCAAGCGACTTTGATATGGAAATCAAAGAGGCTCTAGACACCATTGCATCCACTAAGAAGAAAATTTCTAGTCCAGAAGAGGATCTCTACACTACTGCACTACGCTTTAGGCTTTTTAGGCAGCATGGCTATGAAGTTTCTCAAG ATATGTTTAGAGGCtttatggatgaaaaaactgGTTTGTTCAGAGAAAACACGCACATAAATATCAAAGAAATGCTTGAGCTTTTGGAGGCCTCACACTTGGGTTTAGAAGGTGAAAACATTCTAGATGTGGCTAGAGATTTCTTAACTGCAACTCTCAAAGAAAGCATTTCCAGTTTAGATAGTGACCTTGCCAAGCAAGTGGTCCATGTTTTGGAACTTCCATCACAAAGGAGAGTACAGTGGTTTGATGTCAAATGGCACATCAATTCATATGAGAAAGACATTCACATGAACTCGAGCTTACTTGAACTTGCTAAACTTCATTTCAACATAGTTCAAGCCGTACTTCAAAAAGATCTAAGGGAATCATCCAG GTGGTGGAGAAGTCTGGGGCTCACAGAGAACTTGAGTTTTGCAAGAGATAGACTAGCCGAAAGTTTTATGTGCTCAGTGGGCCTTGCTTTCGAGCCTGAGTACACATGTCTTAGAAAATGGCTTACGAAAGTCGTTATTCTGATACTGATAATTGATGATGTTTATGATGTTTATGGCACATTGGAAGAACTCAAGCACTTCACAAATGCCGTAAATAG GTGGGATGTTAGTGAAACTCAACAGCTTCCAGAGTGCATGAAGACTTGCTTCCTAGCTCTCTACAATACTACTAATGAAATTGCTAATGAAATTCAAAAGGAGAAGGGTGCTTGGAACCAAGTTTTACCTCATCTTAAAAAAGGG tggACAGATTTTTGTAATGCATTATTTGTGGAAGCAAAGTGGTACAACATGGACTACAGTCCATCCCTGCAAGAATATCTAAGTAACGGATGGATTTCATCGACTGCCCCATTACTTTTAGTCCATGAATTCATTTCTATGGGACATGAGGTAACAAATAGGATGGAAGATTTTCTggagaaaaaccaagaaattGTGCATAATATATCTATGATAATTCGACTTTGCAATGATTTGGGGACTTCTGTG GCTGAGAGAGGAAGAGGTGATGTTCCCTCATCAATCCTATGTTATATGAGAGAAGCTGATGTTTCAAAAGAAATTGCACGGAAGCACATCGAAGACATGATAAACAAGAGTTGGAAGAAAATAAATGGGCAATGCTTCAACCAATTGCCAATGCTGCAATCATTTGTCAATATTGCAATAAATAATGCTCGTGTGGCAc ATAGCCTTTACCAATATGGAGATGGGTTTGGGGTTCAAGACCGAGACACTCGGAAAAATATCGTGTCTTTACTGGTCGAACCTCTCCCCTGCTCTATTGAATTGAAATGTCAAACTATGGAAAATGGGTCAATTTGTCAGCTATGA